A window of Echeneis naucrates chromosome 13, fEcheNa1.1, whole genome shotgun sequence contains these coding sequences:
- the LOC115053395 gene encoding uncharacterized protein LOC115053395 isoform X1 gives MKISIHFTLQFFWLAQEFVSCVNMKVPNDTLRVELGVSLTLNCTYDCSTGFVRGCWIKAQDKSVCHGTLSTNRSCTTSLHLSNVTAEDVNKSYICYTQRTDDPELPQKTERIVLLQLEAKTSLTNWTATSETETKNASLPVKPEDPSGGDFKGIQFLAAVSVAVVVMLTVLATYLCLKWNRQSWNGKEEPVLSRSSSQQHSDAAFSPVKGSLSIQSERVTLRIPTSENDSATEVPYADIMIAARGVSTPELTKVCYLNAGDHKELWGDEPKSHLQASRSADRLHVPREVSRKMSTNSEYAVITYA, from the exons ATGAAGATTTCAATCCACTTTACATTGCAATTTTTCTGGCTGGCACAGG AATTTGTGAGCTGTGTTAATATGAAGGTACCCAATGACACCTTGCGTGTAGAGTTAGGGGTTTCTCTAACGCTAAACTGCACCTACGATTGCTCCACTGGATTTGTTCGAGGTTGTTGGATTAAAGCACAAGACAAGTCTGTCTGTCATGGTACACTCAGCACAAACAGATCTTGCACAACATCTCTTCATCTGTCAAATGTGACTGCTGAAGATGTGAACAAGAGCTACATTTGCTACACACAAAGAACAGATGACCCCGAGCTTCCACAAAAAACTGAGCGCATTGTTTTACTGCAACTTGAAG ctaAAACAAGTCTCACAAACTGGACCGCAACGTcagaaactgaaactaaaaatg CATCTCTTCCAGTTAAGCCAGAAGATCCAAGTGGAG GAGATTTCAAAGGAATACAGTTTTTAGCAGCAGTTAGTGTTGCTGTGGTCGTGATGCTTACGGTGTTGGCTACTTACCTGTGTCTGAAGTGGAACAGACAGAGCTGGAATGGTAAAG aggagcctGTTCTGTCCAGGTCAAG CTCACAACAACACTCAGATGCTGCCTTCTCACCAGTGAAGG GATCACTGTCCATACAAAGTGAGCGAGTGACTTTGAGGATCCCAACATCAG AAAATGACAGTGCCACTGAGGTTCCATATGCTGACATAATGATTGCTGCCCGAGGTGTCAGCACGCCAGAGCTCACTAAGGTTTGCTACTTGAACGCTGGAGATCATAAGGAG CTGTGGGGAGATGAACCAAAGTCTCACCTCCAGGCCTCACGATCAGCTGACAGGCTGCATGTGCCCAGAGAGGTCAGCCGCAAGATGAGCACCAACTCGGAGTATGCGGTCATCACATACGCCTGA
- the LOC115053395 gene encoding uncharacterized protein LOC115053395 isoform X2 → MKISIHFTLQFFWLAQEFVSCVNMKVPNDTLRVELGVSLTLNCTYDCSTGFVRGCWIKAQDKSVCHGTLSTNRSCTTSLHLSNVTAEDVNKSYICYTQRTDDPELPQKTERIVLLQLEAKTSLTNWTATSETETKNASLPVKPEDPSGGDFKGIQFLAAVSVAVVVMLTVLATYLCLKWNRQSWNEEPVLSRSSSQQHSDAAFSPVKGSLSIQSERVTLRIPTSENDSATEVPYADIMIAARGVSTPELTKVCYLNAGDHKELWGDEPKSHLQASRSADRLHVPREVSRKMSTNSEYAVITYA, encoded by the exons ATGAAGATTTCAATCCACTTTACATTGCAATTTTTCTGGCTGGCACAGG AATTTGTGAGCTGTGTTAATATGAAGGTACCCAATGACACCTTGCGTGTAGAGTTAGGGGTTTCTCTAACGCTAAACTGCACCTACGATTGCTCCACTGGATTTGTTCGAGGTTGTTGGATTAAAGCACAAGACAAGTCTGTCTGTCATGGTACACTCAGCACAAACAGATCTTGCACAACATCTCTTCATCTGTCAAATGTGACTGCTGAAGATGTGAACAAGAGCTACATTTGCTACACACAAAGAACAGATGACCCCGAGCTTCCACAAAAAACTGAGCGCATTGTTTTACTGCAACTTGAAG ctaAAACAAGTCTCACAAACTGGACCGCAACGTcagaaactgaaactaaaaatg CATCTCTTCCAGTTAAGCCAGAAGATCCAAGTGGAG GAGATTTCAAAGGAATACAGTTTTTAGCAGCAGTTAGTGTTGCTGTGGTCGTGATGCTTACGGTGTTGGCTACTTACCTGTGTCTGAAGTGGAACAGACAGAGCTGGAATG aggagcctGTTCTGTCCAGGTCAAG CTCACAACAACACTCAGATGCTGCCTTCTCACCAGTGAAGG GATCACTGTCCATACAAAGTGAGCGAGTGACTTTGAGGATCCCAACATCAG AAAATGACAGTGCCACTGAGGTTCCATATGCTGACATAATGATTGCTGCCCGAGGTGTCAGCACGCCAGAGCTCACTAAGGTTTGCTACTTGAACGCTGGAGATCATAAGGAG CTGTGGGGAGATGAACCAAAGTCTCACCTCCAGGCCTCACGATCAGCTGACAGGCTGCATGTGCCCAGAGAGGTCAGCCGCAAGATGAGCACCAACTCGGAGTATGCGGTCATCACATACGCCTGA
- the nrgnb gene encoding neurogranin (protein kinase C substrate, RC3) b isoform X2, with translation MSVPFSNTHLRVPRGFGTILEGLAREILRDQPEDIPKYAAHYFDALLKQREESGIDPAEWAAKLEDRFYNNHAFKASGPNPEEPATEATIFKEKSYESQTEDESSHAAEASTLSVTHPNKSEEADSTGSTEGERHNITVKHIVSVEKEISEDEFINRLPAADVQSVELRGMEGEKEITINTLDKVDWAANEKGNRYVLDEDTHQSELEMANWLSFGGVSDIDVCAQELRVAENEVGDKQVSAVVEEETSDSEGEKNAQVKERMEVLPYSGLADVDICTTELGGTETAMEIATSHDLHLPEDESLKPQPEEILKQPPQSINSQSETSDSNQETEDQTEQTKAEEETVTEISSGENHESVAHIEGELDSNAIPKENSLVEISFEDVPEAQEITEVGEKQPGEEGSREVSQTMTLEFQEEESNHVTAVATDQNISSPQHYKQSKRERAEKELFPEGEEMESQQAADVMKEKVVTNDLSQNNSDEDDDEKAEGVTSSYQPTSEADEEDPEDETGHINEVKEKITEGCWNEDFDTKPNNTDFKVDNTDTIGGDKEDTHTKDDSEIEHEDISDSDVESHSYLVIQSNTLVATIEAESETLKASRQCSPEGSQRGLAESHQEDTEEEKEIRPKEAVKVSDEEKTDFEVQESEPMIEEENISLSESADKTAADHSGEERPLLSEKDATNPGGRSSDKEECSRPQEEEDIMDIPLDDPEANRAAAKIQAGFRGHMTRKKMKPEDKAEGEERQEDRGQ, from the exons ATGTCGGTACCTTTCTCCAACACTCACCTGCGGGTCCCGCGAGGTTTCGGTACAATCCTGGAGGGACTAGCCAGAGAGATCCTGCGAGACCAGCCTGAAGACATCCCAAAATATGCTGCACATTACTTTGATGCTCTTCTCAAACAAAGAGAAG AAAGTGGCATTGACCCTGCCGAGTGGGCCGCTAAACTTGAGGATAGATTTTACAACAACCATGCATTCAAGGCTTCTGGG CCGAATCCTGAAGAACCTGCAACAGAAGCCACCATTTTCAA AGAAAAATCATATGAATCCCAAACTGAAGATGAATCAAGTCATGCAGCTGAAGCATCAACTCTTTCCGTCACACATCCCAACAAATCTGAAGAGGCAGATTCAACTGGAAGCACAGAAGGAGAAAGACATAATATTACAGTCAAACACATAGTTTCAGTGGAAAAGGAAATTTCAGAAGATGAATTCATCAACAGGCTACCAGCTGCTGATGTACAGTCTGTTGAActgagagggatggagggagagaaagaaataacaataaatacacTTGATAAAGTCGACTGGGCAGCTAATGAAAAAGGTAATCGTTATGTTTTAGATGAAGACACACATCAATCTGAGTTAGAGATGGCCAACTGGCTATCATTTGGTGGGGTGTCTGATATAGATGTTTGTGCTCAGGAGTTAagagtggcagaaaatgaggtAGGTGATAAACAAGTCTCAGCAGTTGTAGAAGAGGAGACTTCAGActcagaaggagagaaaaatgctCAAGTTAAAGAACGTATGGAGGTTCTTCCATATTCTGGACTGGCTGATGTGGACATTTGTACCACAGAGCTTGGTGGAACGGAGACAGCAATGGAAATAGCCACTAGCCATGATTTACATTTACCTGAAGATGAAAGCTTAAAACCCCAACCTGAGGAAATTCTTAAACAACCACCACAATCAATCAACAGTCAATCTGAAACCTCTGACAGCAATCAAGAAACTGAAGATCAGACAGAACAAAcgaaagcagaggaagaaacagtGACTGAAATTTCTTCTGGGGAAAATCATGAAAGTGTAGCTCATATTGAGGGTGAGTTAGATAGTAATGCTATACCAAAGGAGAATTCTCTGGTTGAGATTAGCTTTGAAGATGTTCCAGAGGCTCAGGAGATTACTGAGGTTGGGGAGAAACAACCAGGGGAAGAGGGATCAAGAGAGGTCTCTCAGACTATGACATTAGAATTTCAGGAGGAAGAGTCAAATCATGTTACTGCAGTGGCAACAGACCAAAATATATCTAGTCCACAACATTACAAGCAATCCAAAAGGGAGAGAGCTGAGAAAGAACTTTTCCCTGAAGGGGAAGAAATGGAAAGTCAGCAGGCAGCAGACgtgatgaaggagaaggtggTCACAAATGACTTGAGCCAGAATAAcagtgatgaggatgatgatgaaaaagCAGAAGGAGTGACCTCATCATATCAGCCCACCAGTGAGGCAGATGAAGAGGACCCAGAGGATGAAACTGGTCATATAAATGAAGTTAAAGAGAAGATTACTGAGGGTTGCTGGAATGAGGATTTTGACACAAAGCCAAACAACACTGATTTTAAAGTAGATAATACAGACACAAttggaggagacaaagaggaTACGCATACAAAAGATGATAGTGAGATTGAGCATGAAGACATTAGTGATAGCGATGTAGAAAGTCATTCGTATCTTGTAATCCAGTCAAATACATTAGTGGCTACAATAGAGGCAGAGAGTGAAACTTTAAAGGCAAGTAGACAATGTTCCCCAGAGGGCAGTCAGAGAGGACTTGCAGAGTCACATCAAGAGGatacagaagaggaaaaagagatcAGGCCAAAGGAAGCAGTTAAAGTTTCAGatgaagaaaagacagattttGAAGTCCAGGAGAGTGAGCCGATGATTGAAGAGGAAAACATCAGCCTCAGTGAGAGTgcagacaaaacagcagctgaccaCTCAGGAGAAGAAAGGCCACTTTTGTCTGAGAAGGATGCCACAAATCCTGGAGGCAGGAGTAGTGACAAG